The genomic interval TGAAAGATGGCAGGGATCTGGCGGCCATGGCGCTCAGTGCGCTCTCCGAGACCGCGAACGAAGGCGTGGGCTTCGGCCTCGGGTTCGCCTCCACGATCGACCAGGTCAAGGCGGGCACTCTGGGCGTCGGAGACTACTATTGGGGGGGTGCAGCCTCGACGATCTTCTGGGTAGACCCGAAGGAGGATATGAGCGTGGTGTTCATGACCCAGTTCATGCCGTCGGCAACGTTCGGTTTCCGGGCGCAATTAAAGAACATCATCTACTCGGCGATCATTGACTAGGCGCCATTCGAAATAGGCGCAGAGCGAGGTGTGTGTGCCGGAAATCACGCTTGCAAATCGTCCCGAGGGTCCGCCAAGGCGCTGGCCCGACGGATTTTTCACCGTCAAAGATGGTACCAGGCTGCATTATGTCGAGGCAGGCGCTGGCTGGCCGGTTGTTCTCATTCACGGAGCGCGAGGCAGCGCCATCGGAAATTGGTTTTCCAACGGAATTGCGCCGAAGCTGGCACAAACCAACAAGGTCTACGCGCTCGACATGCGCGACCACGGCCTGAGCGATGCGCAGAAGCCCCTTGATCATGATGCGATGGCGGAAGACATTCTGGAGTTCATGGACCAGAAAGGCATCGAGAAGGCCCATATGGGCGGCTTTTCGATGGGTGCGTTCCTTCTCGTTCGGTTGATGATACGAGCGCCGGAGCGCTTCATCACATGCTGCTTCCAGGGCGGCGGGCTTCGCGAGACGCCGGAGTGGCTCACGCGGATTCCGCCGGACAAGGAGGGACGAGACCCGGATCAAGACAGGGCCGAAGCGCTGGTGCGTCAGCGGCGTCGGGCGAAGGGCGCAGAGATCGGCAACAATTTCTCGGATCGGCCGCCAGACGGCGACGGCGCAAACCGCTTCCCACCAGACCTACAAGAGCGATTTCGCAAGCGGGACGCAGAGTTTGCGGCCTTCGATTTGTCATCCATCAAATTTCCGGTCATGGCGATCAACGGCGAGTTCGACCGTCCCCGGGCAATGACCCATCGCCTGTGGCGCGAGCTGGACGACTTCACGAATGTGGTGCTGCCCGGCAAAGGTCATCTGACCTCGATGATGGCCGGATTCATTCCGCAGACCTACATCGATCGGTATGCGTCTTTCGTCGTGAGCCACAATCCGGCACCTTGACGGCACGACGTGCGGACCGAGCTTCTAGCGTCGGCCTGAGTGCGGCGGTGCGGACCCGCTTCAACCGCCCATACACTTTCATTGGTAAGTTGCCACCATATTCGCACGGCCGCTTTTGGTCGCGGGTTTCTGCGTCGACATGAGAATCCAACCACAACGCGCGTGAGTGCTGCGGAACCGATTTCCGGTGCCGCACGTATTCTGACTGGTTATAAGGTCAATAGTGAAATCGATCATGCGCTCGCGCCTCATAGGACGCGTGTGAACGACGCCTGCGAGGGTTGAATGCGGTTCCGGCGCGGCTTGAGCATCATTCTGGCAGTAGTGGCAACCGGTTGCGAACCGGAAGCTCAGGGATTTTACGAATCGGGCGGGAACGAGATCGGATTGCCGCGCAACGAACCGACAAACGACCGCCTCGCCCGGAAAGGCGCAACGCGAATGATCATCGCCGGACGAAAGGTCGACGTTTGGCGGCCAGTCGCCGGCGACCGGCCTGCGCCGCTGATATTGTTTTCGCACGGGTTCAGCGGCTGCGGCGCTCAATCCAGTTTCCTCATGCGCGCGCTCGCCAATGCAGGCTATCTCGTCGTCGCGCCCAATCACAAGGACGCGCGCTGTGCCGACGGCAACTGGACGCTTTTCGGCGACCTGCCCGACCCGTCATTCCTTTCTTACCGACGTTGGAACGCGGATTCCTACAGCGGTCGGCGAGATGACATGTGGGCGGTCATGGAAGCAGTGCTGACCGACCCTGCCTTTCATGCGGACCCCGACCGGATCGGGCTCGTCGGCCATTCGCTTGGCGGCTATACCGTCCTCGGCCTTGCCGGTGCTTGGCCGGCTTGGCGCACGCCAGGTATCAAGGCGGTGGTCGCGTTGTCGCCCTGGTGCGCTCCCTTTGTCGCCGCCCATACACTGAACGGTGTATCCGTGCCCACGGAGTACCAGGGCGGCACCCTTGATCTGGGCCTCACACCCACGGTGAAGCGCAAAGACGGCTGCTACGAGAGCACGCCCGCGCCAGCAGCTTTTGTCGAATTTTCGGGCGCGGGCCACTTGGCTTGGACCGATCTCATTTCCCGGTACCAGCAGCAAGCGATCCGCTATACGCTTGCGTGGCTTGACCACTATGTGCGGGACGCACCGGCCGCTGCGATTCCGACAGCGGGCGCGAGAGTAAGGGATCAACGCGTAAAATAAGATCGCTGCTCGCGGGCTACGAGCCCGAATTATGCGCAGTTTCGCATCGGCTT from Rhizomicrobium sp. carries:
- a CDS encoding alpha/beta fold hydrolase, with amino-acid sequence MSIILAVVATGCEPEAQGFYESGGNEIGLPRNEPTNDRLARKGATRMIIAGRKVDVWRPVAGDRPAPLILFSHGFSGCGAQSSFLMRALANAGYLVVAPNHKDARCADGNWTLFGDLPDPSFLSYRRWNADSYSGRRDDMWAVMEAVLTDPAFHADPDRIGLVGHSLGGYTVLGLAGAWPAWRTPGIKAVVALSPWCAPFVAAHTLNGVSVPTEYQGGTLDLGLTPTVKRKDGCYESTPAPAAFVEFSGAGHLAWTDLISRYQQQAIRYTLAWLDHYVRDAPAAAIPTAGARVRDQRVK
- a CDS encoding alpha/beta hydrolase, which encodes MPEITLANRPEGPPRRWPDGFFTVKDGTRLHYVEAGAGWPVVLIHGARGSAIGNWFSNGIAPKLAQTNKVYALDMRDHGLSDAQKPLDHDAMAEDILEFMDQKGIEKAHMGGFSMGAFLLVRLMIRAPERFITCCFQGGGLRETPEWLTRIPPDKEGRDPDQDRAEALVRQRRRAKGAEIGNNFSDRPPDGDGANRFPPDLQERFRKRDAEFAAFDLSSIKFPVMAINGEFDRPRAMTHRLWRELDDFTNVVLPGKGHLTSMMAGFIPQTYIDRYASFVVSHNPAP